From Thalassotalea psychrophila:
AGGCAATCGCTGAAGCTATAACTTTGCATGATGCTATTGCCATATTAGTTAAATTCATCAGTAGTTATTCTACTCATGCAAAATACTGGCTCGACAGCAAAGACGATGGTATTTGGTTTACTGGCGGCAAAGTAGAGATTAACGATCTCGACTTTCATCTGATGGAGCAAATCGCACTAAGCAATTTAATTTGTTTTGTCCGCCACTACCTTGGTACTAACTGGCAACCTAAAGCTATTCGTTTGCAACAAAGCAAAAACCTGACGGTAACCAAGCGCAACTATCCAAAATCATTAGTTGCGACAAATCAGGATGTCACTGCCATATTTATCGACAATGGAGAACTTGGTACCAGTCATCCTGAATTACTGTCACTGTATGATGATTTAGAATTATTAAAAAGTAATAGCTTTCAGCAGAAATTGTATTTAGCCATTAAGCCATATTTTGGTGAAGGCTTGCCATCATTACAGCAACTTGCAGAAATTCTTGGTTTATCGCTTCGACAAATACAGCGCAGGTTGAGTAAGGAAGGCGTGACATTTCGCCACGTATTGCACAAGCTAAGCTTTGATATTGCTAAAGAACAGCTAATCCACAGCGATAAAAAGATCATCGATATTGCCGCCGATCTAGGTTATTCCGATAAATCTCATTTTAATCGGGCATTTCATCAATGGAGTGGCATGGCGCCCTCGGCATATAGAGCGCAGATGATGCAGGAGTCTAAATAAAAAAGGGTACTGACCCCTTTTTTACGTATTGCACAAGCTAAGCTTTGATATTGCTAAAGAACAGCTAATCCACAGCGATAAAAAGATCATCGATATTGCCGCCGATCTAGGTTATTCCGATAAATCTCATTTTAATCGGGCATTTCATCAATGGAGTGGCATGGCGCCCTCGGCATATAGAGCGCAGATGATGCAGGAGTCTAAATAAAAAAGGGTACTGACCCCTTTTTTCTTTCATTTTTAAGCTGTGGTTAATAAACCGCACCAAAGAATGCAGGCATTGGGCGTACGATAATTTGCTTATCTATAACGTAGTGATCTTGGGTTACAAATAAACGGCCTCTATCTTTATCGGCAAACAAGTCAATATCGTCCATCGACATAGCAACTACTTCAGCACACTCTTCTGCTGGGAAATCTGGGGCTACTTGCTCGGTTGAAATCCAACCTTCAGCATGGCCAATCAAGTCATCACACACTTCATAGCCGCGCAGGTTAGCAATATAGTCAACAAACGTTGAATCTATTACATGGGCTTGTACATATTTTTTCTGTACCGAATACTTAATGTCCTGCCTTGATACAGCACCATGGCAAGAGTTCCAATGTAACTGTGCACCTTGGCGAGTTAGTTTAGAATATTTACGCACTACATAATGAATGTGAACATATTCAGAGCCAGGTGTTGCATGTACATCTTCGGCATCATGCGGGTAAAACTGAGCAATGTCATGAGTCATGCTGATATTTGATTGGGCAATATCAACGTACTGGTTTTCTGACTCAAATAACCTTTGCATCGCCTCTTTAACTTCAGCAAGCTGGCTACCAGCTTTTAATGTTTCAATATCGTTAAAGTGTAAATGGTCGACAAAGTCATAATGAATAGGGCCGGTCTGGTAAGCTTCAATGCTGGCAATACCTACAGGATGATCAGGTAAAATTTCACACTTTTGATAACGACGTACGCCAATTTTTTCTAGATAGGCCTTTTGTAATTCTGCGTGTTCCCCTAGCCAATAGTTTTTAAACTCTTCGCTGCTGATGTTTGCTTTTTTCTTTATATAATAAGTTATCTTGAACATCTGTTTTCCATGTTTTCTTTACTTAAGGTTAATATTTACAAAATAAATCGTTCATTACTGGTCTTATAAATGGGAAAAATTGTCTTTATATAGGCGAAAATTGTCATAAGAATATTTTTCTGTTTAACCTGTTATTGCTT
This genomic window contains:
- a CDS encoding helix-turn-helix domain-containing protein encodes the protein MHKLSFDIAKEQLIHSDKKIIDIAADLGYSDKSHFNRAFHQWSGMAPSAYRAQMMQESK
- a CDS encoding helix-turn-helix domain-containing protein; translated protein: MKNIHLVKTGNIRPTILFFKSKGIPVEKLMALSKLPMSVFNANDDEPMPVHAFWHFVQLCGDANKEDDLGFQLVSEQGMAVIQKIADKAIAEAITLHDAIAILVKFISSYSTHAKYWLDSKDDGIWFTGGKVEINDLDFHLMEQIALSNLICFVRHYLGTNWQPKAIRLQQSKNLTVTKRNYPKSLVATNQDVTAIFIDNGELGTSHPELLSLYDDLELLKSNSFQQKLYLAIKPYFGEGLPSLQQLAEILGLSLRQIQRRLSKEGVTFRHVLHKLSFDIAKEQLIHSDKKIIDIAADLGYSDKSHFNRAFHQWSGMAPSAYRAQMMQESK
- a CDS encoding EthD domain-containing protein; its protein translation is MFKITYYIKKKANISSEEFKNYWLGEHAELQKAYLEKIGVRRYQKCEILPDHPVGIASIEAYQTGPIHYDFVDHLHFNDIETLKAGSQLAEVKEAMQRLFESENQYVDIAQSNISMTHDIAQFYPHDAEDVHATPGSEYVHIHYVVRKYSKLTRQGAQLHWNSCHGAVSRQDIKYSVQKKYVQAHVIDSTFVDYIANLRGYEVCDDLIGHAEGWISTEQVAPDFPAEECAEVVAMSMDDIDLFADKDRGRLFVTQDHYVIDKQIIVRPMPAFFGAVY